From one Lotus japonicus ecotype B-129 chromosome 3, LjGifu_v1.2 genomic stretch:
- the LOC130747483 gene encoding phenylcoumaran benzylic ether reductase Pyrc5-like, translating into MATTKILVIGGTGWIGKFMVEASAKAGYPTFALVRDSTLSSPAKASIIQKFNTLGVNLVLGDIHDHESLVKAIKQVDVVISTVSYMHLPDQYKIISAIKEAGNIKRFFPSEFGNDVDRADESVDEGKELFDTKVNIRRTIESEGIPYTYVVANFFAGHFLPTLSQLFVPIPPTPFDKVIILGDGNPKAVFNTEEDVAAFTIKAVDDPRTLNKVLYIRPQANTISYNELVPLWEKKTGKTLERVYIPEEQIFKLIKESSFPFNMGLAIAHAAFVKEEHTNYEIDPSFGVEASQLYPDVKFTTVDELFKEHDGSTPFYLNQFIQAN; encoded by the exons ATGGCCACAACAAAGATTCTGGTGATCGGAGGAACCGGGTGGATCGGAAAGTTCATGGTGGAAGCGAGTGCTAAAGCTGGATATCCCACCTTTGCCCTTGTTCGAGACTCCACTCTTTCTAGCCCTGCAAAAGCTTCCATCATTCAAAAATTCAACACCTTGGGCGTTAACCTTGTTTTG GGAGATATACATGATCATGAGAGTTTGGTTAAGGCGATAAAACAGGTGGATGTGGTGATCTCTACTGTGAGTTACATGCACTTACCCGATCAATATAAGATTATTTCTGCCATCAAAGAAGCAGGAAACATCAAG AGGTTTTTTCCTTCAGAATTTGGAAATGATGTGGATCGTGCTGATGAATCAGTGGATGAGGGAAAGGAATTATTTGATACTAAAGTCAATATCCGCAGAACCATTGAATCTGAAGGAATTCCCTATACATATGTGGTGGCTAACTTCTTTGCTGGACACTTCCTACCCACCCTCTCACAACTTTTTGTGCCCATACCACCCACCCCATTTGATAAAGTCATTATCCTTGGAGATGGAAACCCCAAAG CTGTTTTTAACACGGAAGAGGATGTTGCTGCTTTTACCATCAAAGCTGTTGATGATCCAAGAACACTAAACAAAGTTCTCTACATTAGACCCCAGGCGAACACCATATCATATAATGAACTAGTACCTCTCTGGGAGAAGAAGACTGGGAAGACTCTTGAAAGAGTTTATATTCCAGAGGAGCAGATTTTCAAGCTAATTAAAG AGTCATCATTTCCCTTCAACATGGGCCTGGCAATTGCTCACGCTGCGTTTGTGAAGGAAGAACACACTAACTACGAAATTGATCCCTCATTTGGAGTAGAAGCTTCTCAGCTTTATCCAGATGTCAAATTCACCACTGTGGATGAGTTGTTCAAGGAACACGATGGTTCCACACCATTTTACTTAAACCAATTTATACAAGCTAACTAA
- the LOC130747484 gene encoding phenylcoumaran benzylic ether reductase Pyrc5-like — MAAADTKILSIGGTGFIGKFIVEASLKAGHPTYLLIRESSLSDPARSPIIQKFKTMGANIVFGDLYDHKSLVDAIKKVDVVISTVGHVLLAEQYRIIAAIKEAGNVKRFFPSEFGNDVDRTHAVDPAKSTYQVKVNVRRAIEAEGIPHTIVSCNFFASYFLSTLSQPGVTTPPRDKVVILGDGNPKCVFNKEDDIGTYTIRAVSDPRTLNKILYIRPPANTLSFNDLVSLWEKKIGKTLERVYVPEDQVLKQIKESPVPNSVMLAISHAVYVKGDQTNFEIEQSFGVEASSLYPDVKYTTVDELLDQFV, encoded by the exons ATGGCCGCCGCAGACACCAAGATTCTCTCCATCGGAGGCACCGGTTTCATTGGAAAGTTCATCGTGGAAGCAAGCCTCAAAGCTGGCCACCCCACCTACCTCCTCATCCGAGAGTCCTCTCTTTCCGATCCAGCAAGATCACCCATTATCCAAAAATTCAAGACCATGGGTGCCAACATTGTTTTT GGAGATCTATATGATCATAAGAGTTTGGTTGATGCAATAAAGAAGGTGGATGTGGTTATCTCTACTGTGGGTCATGTACTGCTTGCTGAACAATATAGGATCATTGCTGCCATTAAAGAAGCAGGAAATGTGAAG AGATTCTTTCCTTCAGAGTTTGGGAATGATGTGGACCGGACTCATGCCGTGGATCCGGCAAAGAGCACATACCAGGTGAAGGTCAATGTTCGCAGAGCCATTGAGGCGGAAGGAATTCCCCACACCATTGTGTCCTGCAACTTTTTTGCTAGTTACTTCCTGTCCACTTTGTCACAGCCTGGAGTCACAACTCCCCCAAGGGATAAAGTAGTTATCCTAGGGGATGGAAACCCCAAAT GTGTTTTTAACAAGGAAGATGACATTGGCACCTATACCATCAGAGCTGTTAGTGATCCAAGAACCTTGAACAAGATCCTATACATCAGACCTCCAGCCAACACCTTGTCATTTAATGACCTGGTTTCTCTTTGGGAGAAGAAAATTGGTAAGACTCTTGAAAGAGTCTATGTTCCTGAGGATCAAGTCTTGAAGCAAATTAAAG AGTCCCCTGTACCCAACAGTGTGATGCTGGCAATCAGTCATGCTGTCTATGTGAAAGGAGATCAAACCAACTTTGAAATTGAGCAATCCTTTGGAGTAGAAGCATCATCGCTCTATCCAGATGTTAAGTACACCACTGTGGATGAGCTCCTTGATCAATTTGTCtga
- the LOC130747482 gene encoding uncharacterized protein LOC130747482 — MGKAKAKGKHRLDKYYHLAKEHGYRSRASWKLIQLNSKFRFLESAHSVLDLCAAPGGWMQVAVQRVPVDHLVIGVDLAPIAPVRGAIAIQEDITKTECRSRIKKLMNDNRCAAFDVILHDGSPNVGGAWAQEATSQNALVIDAVKLATQFLAPKGTFVTKIFRSQDYSSVVYCLKQLFEKVEVDKPAASRSESAEIYVLGLKYKAPAKIDPRLLDVKHLFQGSAQPQAKVVDVLRENKQKRHRDGYEDGVSTLRKVSSAADFIWSASPLEVLGSVTSITFNDPADLPIKNHDLTTEEVKSLCDDLRVLGKQDFKHLLKWRIHIRKALSPDKKPEPTTKAEMENEHIVDEDDRILNEMEELTHAVDRKKKREKKLLAKRRAKDKARKATGMQTDAIEDGYVDHELFSLSSIKGKKDLVTVDTTEYEGDEGEVEDSENEDINEGSEHSSSDLDSDEERKRYDEQMENLLEQAYERFVVRKDGSTKQRKRIKKSYDAETQLLEAGEDDGIIQSKYDSDEDQDDQEANPLVVPLNDGAEPTQEEITDKWFSQDVFAEAVEEGDFDKDESEDEMDIDERKEKTEKTAVAKKVKENKTTAFAEIDHPKSQASKAEDFEVVKEPATDSGSDDSSDDSSDVPKAETLACAKKMLRKKQREQILDDAYNKYMFDDDGLPKWFLDDEKKHRQPMKPVTKEEVNAMKAQFKEINARSSKKVAEAKARKKRVQMRKLEKVRKKANAISDQTEISDFSKTKQIEKLYRKADPKRPKKEYVVAKKGVQVRTGKGKVLVDRRMKKDARKHGMNKTGKGGSKNGKGKAPKGKGSSKGSSKASAQKGRKGNK, encoded by the exons ATGGGGAAAGCGAAAGCGAAGGGGAAGCACCGTTTGGACAAGTACTATCACCTAGCCAAAGAACACGGTTACAGGTCCAGAGCTTCATGGAAGCTAATCCAGCTCAACTCCAAGTTCCGCTTCCTCGAATCCGCACACTCCGTACTCGATCTCTGCGCCGCCCCCGGTGGTTGGATGCAGGTCGCCGTCCAGCGCGTCCCCGTCGACCACCTCGTCATCGGCGTTGATCTCGCCCCTATCGCCCCTGTCCGCGGTGCCATCGCTATACAAGAGGATATCACCAAGACCGAGTGCAGGTCCCGCATCAAGAAGCTCATGAATGACAACCGCTGCGCCGCCTTCGACGTTATTCTCCACGACGGTTCGCCCAACGTCGGTGGTGCATGGGCTCAGGAAGCTACGTCGCAGAACGCTCTTGTTATTGATGCTGTCAAGTTGGCTACACAGTTCTTAGCCCCCAAGGGCACGTTCGTCACTAAG ATTTTCAGGTCGCAGGATTACAGTTCTGTTGTGTATTGTTTGAAGCAG TTGTTTGAAAAGGTTGAGGTGGATAAACCAGCTGCTAGTCGTTCTGAGTCTGCTGAGATATATGTTTTGGGCCTTAAGTATAAGGCCCCGGCTAAGATTGATCCGCGCCTTCTCGATGTCAAGCATCTCTTTCAGGGTTCTGCGCAACCACAGGCTAAG GTGGTGGATGTACTTAGAGAAAATAAGCAAAAGAGGCATCGGGATGG CTATGAAGATGGAGTCTCGACTTTACGGAAGGTGTCTTCAGCTGCAGATTTCATTTGGTCAGCTTCTCCTTTGGAGGTCCTTGGTTCTGTTACGTCCATAACCTTCAATGACCCAGCTGATTTACCAATTAAGAATCATGACTTAACAACTGAAGAG GTAAAATCTCTCTGCGATGACTTGAGAGTTTTGGGGAAGCAGGACTTCAAGCATCTTCTGAA GTGGCGAATTCACATTAGGAAAGCTCTTTCACCTGATAAAAAGCCGGAACCTACTACTAAAGCAGAGATGGAAAATGAGCATATAGTGGATGAAGATGATAGAATACTTAATGAAATGGAGGAGTTGACACATGCAGTGGACCGCAAGAAAAAACGTGAAAAAAAGCTTCTTGCAAAAAGAAGAGCTAAG GATAAGGCCCGCAAAGCAACAGGGATGCAAACGGATGCAATAGAAGATGGTTATGTTGATCATGAGTTGTTTTCTCTTTCATCTATCAAG GGTAAGAAGGATCTGGTCACTGTTGATACCACTGAATATGAAGGGGATGAGGGTGAAGTGGAAGACAGTGAAAATGAAGATATCAATGAAGGCTCAGAGCATTCATCCAGTGACTTAGATTCTGATGAAGAACGCAAAAG ATATGATGAGCAAATGGAAAATTTACTTGAGCAAGCATATGAGCGGTTTGTGGTCAGAAAGGATGGAAGTACAAAGCAGCGGAAGCGGATTAAGAAATCATATGATGCAGAGACCCAACTTTTGGAG GCTGGTGAGGATGATGGCATTATTCAGTCTAAATACGATTCTGATGAAGACCAGGATGATCAAGAAGCAAATCCCTTGGTGGTACCCCTTAATGATGGGGCAGAGCCCACCCAAGAGGAGATTACTGATAAATGGTTTAGTCAGGATGTCTTTGCTGAAGCTGTAGAGGAAGGAGACTTTGACAAGGACGAGAGTGAAGATGAAATGGATATTGATGAGCGTAAGGAGAAGACGGAGAAGACTGCTGTTGCAAAAAAggtcaaagaaaataaaacaacagCGTTTGCCGAGATAGATCACCCTAAATCTCAAGCATCTAAGGCAGAGGATTTTGAGGTTGTTAAGGAGCCTGCTACTGATTCCGGCAGTGATGATTCAAGCGATGATTCATCAGATGTACCCAAAGCTGAGACATTGGCTTGTGCTAAGAAAATGCTGAGAAAAAAGCAACGAGAGCAGATACTAGATGACGCATATAATAAGTACATGTTTGATGATGATGGATTGCCCAAGTGGTTTCTAGATGACGAAAAGAAGCACCGCCAACCAATGAAGCCGGTCACTAAAGAGGAAGTTAATGCAATGAAAGCACAATTTAAAGAAATCAATGCTCGGTCATCAAAGAAGGTGGCCGAGGCCAAAGCACGGAAGAAGCGTGTGCAGATGAGGAAGCTTGAGAAAGTACGTAAGAAGGCCAATGCTATATCAGATCAGACAGAAATATCTGATTTTTCGAAGACGAAGCAAATTGAAAAACTATATAGAAAGGCTGATCCGAAGAGGCCTAAAAAAGAATATGTCGTTGCAAAGAAAGGTGTCCAAGTTAGGACTGGCAAGGGGAAAGTCCTTGTTGATCGCAGAATGAAGAAGGATGCTAGGAAACATGGAATGAACAAGACAGGAAAAGGAGGTTCCAAAAACGGTAAAGGTAAGGCTCCGAAGGGCAAAGGATCTTCAAAGGGATCTTCAAAGGCTTCTGCACAGAAGGGAAGGAAGGGGAATAAGTGA
- the LOC130745028 gene encoding metacaspase-5-like produces the protein MQLQLIAVSTVKMNKKAVLIGLKHTRMDNVDDVKGKILRMKKFLMDLRGFSENNITLLIEDGEEDETQPTHYNIRMETFHLVDLAKPGDVLFIHLIAHGCSDGYITTSDKVPIPDCHFKGLLRNVRKGCALTIVSDCLIQHQNDGVFRESFRKMTHGDTLKKLCV, from the coding sequence ATGCAACTGCAACTGATTGCAGTTTCAACAGTGAAGATGAATAAGAAAGCTGTGTTGATTGGATTGAAGCACACACGGATGGATAATGTTGATGATGTGAAAGGGAAGATATTGAGGATGAAGAAATTCCTGATGGATCTTCGAGGGTTTTCAGAGAACAACATCACTCTCTTGATtgaagatggagaagaagatgaaacacAACCCACTCATTACAACATACGAATGGAGACATTCCATTTGGTTGATCTTGCTAAACCAGGTGACGTCCTTTTCATCCACCTCATCGCCCATGGCTGCTCTGATGGCTATATCACTACTTCTGATAAAGTACCCATCCCAGATTGTCATTTCAAGGGTCTTCTAAGGAATGTTAGAAAGGGTTGTGCACTCACAATTGTATCCGATTGCCTAATTCAACATCAAAATGACGGCGTCTTCCGTGAGTCATTTAGAAAAATGACTCACGGTGATACACTAAAAAAATTGTGTGTATAG
- the LOC130743034 gene encoding uncharacterized protein LOC130743034 — MGYLSARPTYLSLVDILKPKPIFRKIVSSIFRKSNLPNTPVVLFNAFRSQEPEGAFDRPELFFPPPEVATPPPNQCGFYGGFTSAILDIIEETQGQVTNVELARKAMEKTRMQVVPGLHCNDSHHAYVPFIC, encoded by the coding sequence ATGGGGTATTTAAGTGCGAGACCCACTTATTTGTCTCTGGTTGATATCCtcaaaccaaaaccaattttcCGGAAGATAGTGTCATCCATTTTTCGGAAGAGCAACCTTCCTAATACACCTGTAGTTCTCTTCAATGCTTTCCGAAGCCAGGAACCCGAGGGAGCCTTCGATAGACCAGAGTTATTCTTCCCCCCACCGGAGGTAGCTACTCCTCCTCCTAATCAATGCGGATTTTATGGAGGTTTTACCAGTGCCATTCTTGATATAATTGAAGAGACTCAGGGACAAGTTACGAATGTGGAGCTCGCGCGGAAGGCTATGGAAAAAACCAGGATGCAGGTTGTTCCCGGACTTCATTGCAATGACTCCCACCATGCTTATGTTCcttttatttgttga
- the LOC130747485 gene encoding protein RER1A-like yields the protein MEGTGGSSASAAAPVNQWWLEFSKMFQYYLDKSTPHTTYRWIGTVVIASIYVLRVFYVQGFYIVSYGLGIYLLNLLIGFLSPLVDPEVEHSDGPLLPTKGSDEFKPFIRRLPEFKFWYSFTKAFCIAFVMTFFSVFDVPVFWPILLCYWIVLFVLTMRRQIAHMIKYKYIPLNLGKQKYGGKKSSASSSGSRAD from the exons ATGGAAGGAACTGGAGGCAGCAGTGCCTCTGCTGCTGCACCCGTGAACCAATGGTGGCTGGAATTTTCAAAGATGTTCCAGTATTATCTCGATAAATCTACCCCGCACACTACGTATAGATGGATTGGGACCGTGGTTATCGCCTCGATCTATGTTTTGAGGGTTTTTTATGTCCAGGGATTTTACATTGTGTCTTATGGATTGGGAATCTACCTGCTCAACCTCTTGATTGGGTTTCTTTCACCTTTGGTTGATCCTGAGGTCGAGCATTCTGATGGCCCTTTGCTGCCTACTAAAGGCTCCGACGAGTTCAAACCCTTCATTCGCCGCCTTCCTGAGTTTAAGTTCTG GTATTCTTTCACAAAGGCTTTCTGCATAGCTTTTGTGATGACTTTCTTTTCTGTATTTGATGTTCCTGTCTTCTGGCCAATATTGCTCTGTTACTGGATCGTTCTGTTTGTCCTAACAATGAGGCGCCAAATTGCACACATGATCAAATACAAATATATTCCATTGAACCTTGGAAAGCAG AAGTACGGTGGCAAGAAATCTTCTGCAAGTAGCAGCGGCTCTCGTGCAGACTAA